Proteins co-encoded in one Desulfitobacterium hafniense DCB-2 genomic window:
- the ilvB gene encoding biosynthetic-type acetolactate synthase large subunit, with translation MGNEKESTTYATGAALLLDSLVQEGVEVMFGYPGGAVLPIYDALINSPIRHLLPRHEQTAIHAADAFARVSGKVGVCLATSGPGATNLVTGIANAYMDSIPVVILTGQVPTSLLGTDSFQEVDITGITLPITKHSYLVKDPRQIPRIVKEAFYIASTGRPGPVLIDLPKNVLAATDVRPAPAELNLKSYKYFTKGNAGQIEEAARVIAQSQRPVLYAGGGVITAGASEILQQVVERANLPVVTTLMGIGSLPTNHPNVLGMVGMHGTVTANYAVDDCDLLIAIGVRFDDRVTSGLGHRFATKAKIIHIDIDPAEIGKVARTKVPIVGNAKLVLEELLSKVSKPEISPWWEQIRLWQEEKLKTDNPNLNPQVIIETLGEIAGEETIVTTDVGQHQMWAAQGYPVPAPRHFITSGGLGTMGFGLPAALGAQVAAPESTVFLVTGDGSFQMSIQELATAVQYQLPVKIILMNNGVLGMVRQLQMVFCDERYSQIQLTANPDFIKIAEAYGIRGIRVTETSEVRNALLEAINHPGPVLMDFIISEDEVVSPMVPPGKGLTEMLGW, from the coding sequence TTGGGGAATGAGAAGGAGAGTACTACCTATGCCACAGGGGCGGCTCTTTTGCTGGATTCTTTGGTCCAGGAAGGAGTAGAGGTCATGTTTGGGTATCCCGGCGGAGCTGTTTTGCCCATCTATGATGCCCTGATCAACAGCCCGATCCGGCATCTGCTGCCCCGGCATGAGCAGACTGCCATTCATGCCGCCGACGCCTTTGCCCGGGTCAGCGGCAAAGTAGGGGTTTGCCTGGCCACTTCCGGGCCGGGAGCAACGAATTTAGTCACAGGGATTGCCAATGCCTATATGGATTCCATACCCGTTGTGATCTTAACCGGGCAAGTCCCCACCAGCCTTTTGGGGACGGATTCCTTCCAAGAGGTGGATATCACAGGGATTACCCTTCCCATCACCAAACATTCTTATCTTGTCAAGGACCCGCGGCAGATCCCGCGGATTGTCAAGGAAGCTTTTTATATTGCCAGCACAGGACGTCCCGGCCCCGTCTTAATCGACTTGCCCAAAAACGTTCTGGCCGCAACGGATGTCCGCCCGGCCCCGGCGGAATTGAATCTGAAAAGCTATAAATACTTTACCAAGGGGAATGCCGGGCAGATCGAAGAAGCAGCCCGGGTCATCGCCCAATCCCAGCGGCCGGTTCTCTATGCCGGGGGAGGAGTGATCACGGCCGGAGCCAGTGAAATCCTTCAGCAAGTCGTGGAAAGGGCCAACCTTCCGGTGGTCACTACCCTGATGGGGATAGGAAGCCTGCCCACAAACCACCCCAATGTTTTGGGGATGGTAGGGATGCACGGAACCGTGACGGCAAATTATGCAGTAGATGATTGTGATCTGCTGATTGCTATAGGGGTCCGCTTCGACGACCGGGTCACCAGCGGTTTAGGCCATCGTTTTGCCACGAAAGCCAAAATCATTCATATCGACATTGATCCCGCCGAAATCGGCAAAGTTGCAAGAACCAAGGTCCCCATTGTCGGCAATGCCAAATTGGTTTTGGAAGAGCTTCTCTCTAAAGTCAGCAAACCGGAAATTTCTCCTTGGTGGGAGCAAATCCGCTTGTGGCAGGAAGAAAAACTCAAGACCGATAATCCCAATCTTAATCCTCAGGTGATTATTGAGACCCTGGGCGAAATTGCCGGAGAAGAAACCATCGTCACCACCGATGTGGGCCAGCATCAGATGTGGGCTGCCCAAGGCTATCCGGTTCCAGCTCCCCGGCATTTTATCACCAGCGGCGGTCTGGGCACCATGGGTTTTGGATTGCCGGCAGCCCTCGGAGCTCAAGTCGCTGCTCCTGAAAGCACCGTTTTTCTGGTTACAGGGGACGGCTCCTTCCAGATGAGCATTCAGGAGCTGGCTACCGCAGTACAATACCAGCTTCCGGTAAAGATTATCCTCATGAATAACGGGGTTTTAGGTATGGTGCGCCAGCTGCAGATGGTCTTTTGCGATGAGCGTTATAGTCAGATTCAGCTTACCGCCAACCCTGATTTTATCAAGATTGCCGAAGCTTACGGCATTCGCGGAATTCGCGTTACGGAGACTTCCGAAGTCCGCAACGCTCTCTTGGAAGCTATTAATCATCCCGGTCCGGTTCTCATGGATTTCATTATATCCGAAGATGAAGTGGTCTCCCCGATGGTTCCCCCAGGGAAGGGACTCACAGAAATGTTGGGGTGGTGA
- the ilvN gene encoding acetolactate synthase small subunit, protein MLHTLAVLVENNPGVLTRVAGLFARRAYNINSLSVCQTEHPGISRMTIVVDGDDTVIEQVSKQLHKLVVVHKVTDLTNETVVDRELALIRIKVKADTRLEVLQIVDVFRGRVVDMGRSNLTVELTGDEEKIDAFVKTIRPFGLMELVRTGKIAITRLES, encoded by the coding sequence ATGCTGCATACTTTAGCGGTTCTTGTCGAAAATAACCCTGGTGTATTGACCAGAGTGGCCGGATTGTTCGCCCGACGGGCCTACAATATCAACAGTCTCTCAGTGTGTCAGACGGAGCATCCCGGCATTTCCCGGATGACCATCGTCGTCGATGGGGATGATACAGTGATTGAGCAGGTTTCCAAACAGCTACATAAGCTGGTGGTGGTCCATAAAGTGACAGACCTGACCAACGAGACGGTGGTGGATCGGGAGCTGGCTTTAATCCGCATCAAGGTGAAAGCGGATACCCGCCTGGAAGTCCTGCAAATCGTGGACGTTTTCCGGGGCCGGGTAGTGGATATGGGACGAAGCAACCTGACCGTAGAACTCACCGGGGACGAAGAAAAAATCGATGCCTTCGTGAAAACCATACGCCCCTTTGGGCTGATGGAACTGGTGAGGACTGGGAAGATTGCTATAACCCGTTTGGAAAGCTAA
- the ilvC gene encoding ketol-acid reductoisomerase — MAKMYYDSDASLELLQGKTIAVMGYGSQGHAQAQNLKDSGLNVVIGLRADSRRWKQAEAAGLKVATVAEAAAQADLIQILLPDERQASVYEKEIKPHLTAGKCLVFSHGFNIHFGQIVPPADVDVFMVAPKSPGHLVRRTYEEGAGVPGLIAVHQDASGRAYDLALAYAKGIGCTRAGVLETTFKEETETDLFGEQAVLCGGVSELIRAGFDTLVEAGYQPESAYFECLHELKLIVDLIYEGGISRMRYSISDTAEYGDMMIGKRIITDETRKEMKKVLAEIQDGTFAKNWLLENQINRPSFNAIERKDAEHPIEKVGAELRAMMPFIKKPGE, encoded by the coding sequence ATGGCAAAAATGTATTATGATTCTGATGCAAGCTTGGAATTACTCCAAGGCAAAACCATTGCAGTGATGGGTTATGGGAGCCAAGGTCATGCTCAGGCTCAGAACTTAAAAGATTCCGGTCTCAATGTGGTCATCGGTCTTCGTGCCGATTCCCGCCGCTGGAAACAAGCTGAAGCAGCCGGTTTGAAAGTTGCAACTGTGGCTGAAGCTGCAGCTCAGGCCGATCTGATTCAGATCCTTCTCCCTGATGAGCGCCAGGCCTCCGTCTATGAGAAAGAAATCAAACCCCATCTTACAGCAGGCAAATGCTTGGTGTTCTCCCACGGCTTTAATATTCATTTTGGTCAGATTGTACCTCCCGCTGATGTGGATGTTTTCATGGTCGCTCCCAAAAGCCCCGGACATCTGGTGCGTAGAACCTATGAAGAAGGAGCCGGCGTACCCGGATTGATAGCCGTTCACCAGGATGCCAGCGGCCGTGCTTATGATCTGGCCTTGGCTTATGCCAAAGGAATCGGCTGTACCCGGGCCGGAGTTCTGGAGACCACCTTCAAGGAAGAAACGGAAACCGACCTCTTTGGTGAGCAGGCCGTACTTTGCGGCGGGGTATCCGAATTGATCCGAGCAGGCTTTGATACCTTAGTGGAAGCCGGCTACCAGCCGGAGAGCGCTTATTTTGAGTGCTTGCATGAATTGAAGCTGATTGTCGACCTCATCTATGAAGGCGGCATCAGCCGGATGCGTTATTCCATCTCCGACACCGCTGAGTATGGGGATATGATGATCGGTAAACGCATCATCACCGATGAAACCCGCAAAGAAATGAAAAAAGTCCTGGCGGAAATCCAGGATGGCACCTTTGCCAAGAACTGGCTCTTAGAGAACCAAATCAACCGCCCCTCCTTCAATGCTATCGAGCGTAAAGACGCCGAGCATCCTATCGAAAAAGTGGGAGCTGAGCTTCGTGCCATGATGCCCTTTATTAAGAAGCCCGGTGAATAA
- the leuC gene encoding 3-isopropylmalate dehydratase large subunit — MAMTITEKILAEHAGLDKVVPGQLITAQLDLALANDITGPVSIREFEKFGVETVWDKTKVALVPDHFTPNKDIASAELSKALREFAKKQGIVHYWEQGRVGVEHCLLPEQGVTLPGDVIIGADSHTCTYGALGAFATGVGSTDLAAGMATGEAWFRIPESIKFIFKGTNFQPWVSGKDLILYTIGKIGVDGARYRSMEFTGEGIAALSMDGRLTMCNMAVEAGAKNGIIPPDEKTLAYVNERAKRPYKVYHSDPDAQYVEVYEWDVADIPLQVAFPHLPENAKPVSEGKGIKIDQVVIGSCTNGRLEDMQVAAQILKGQKVHGDVRLIVIPGTQDIYKQAMQEGLIDIFIDAGAVVSTPTCGPCLGGYMGILAKGERALSTTNRNFVGRMGHPESEVYLSGPAVAAASAVTGEISHPEEVL, encoded by the coding sequence ATGGCAATGACCATCACTGAGAAAATTCTTGCCGAGCATGCCGGTCTGGATAAGGTGGTACCCGGTCAATTGATTACTGCCCAGCTGGATCTGGCCTTGGCCAATGATATAACCGGCCCGGTCTCCATCCGGGAATTTGAGAAGTTCGGTGTGGAAACCGTTTGGGATAAGACCAAGGTCGCCTTGGTTCCCGACCACTTTACCCCCAACAAAGACATCGCTTCTGCAGAATTAAGCAAAGCTTTAAGAGAATTTGCAAAAAAACAAGGGATTGTTCATTATTGGGAGCAGGGAAGAGTGGGTGTTGAGCACTGTCTTCTTCCTGAGCAAGGCGTGACCCTGCCCGGTGATGTGATCATCGGTGCCGATTCCCATACCTGCACCTACGGCGCTTTGGGTGCTTTTGCAACAGGAGTGGGCAGCACAGATTTAGCCGCCGGCATGGCTACCGGGGAAGCCTGGTTCAGAATTCCGGAATCCATAAAATTCATATTTAAAGGAACGAACTTCCAGCCCTGGGTCAGCGGTAAAGATTTGATTCTTTACACCATCGGCAAAATCGGGGTGGACGGCGCCCGCTATCGGTCTATGGAATTCACTGGGGAAGGTATCGCCGCCTTGTCCATGGACGGCCGTTTAACCATGTGCAATATGGCTGTGGAAGCGGGAGCCAAGAACGGGATTATCCCGCCCGATGAAAAGACCCTGGCTTATGTGAATGAACGGGCCAAACGCCCCTATAAAGTCTATCACAGCGATCCCGATGCTCAGTATGTGGAAGTCTATGAATGGGATGTGGCAGATATTCCTTTGCAAGTGGCTTTTCCTCATCTGCCGGAGAACGCCAAACCCGTCAGTGAAGGGAAAGGAATTAAAATCGATCAAGTGGTCATCGGTTCCTGTACTAATGGCCGTCTGGAAGATATGCAAGTGGCGGCACAGATCCTCAAGGGCCAAAAAGTCCATGGGGATGTACGCTTAATTGTCATACCTGGAACTCAGGATATTTATAAGCAAGCCATGCAGGAAGGACTGATCGATATCTTTATCGATGCGGGGGCTGTGGTCAGCACTCCTACCTGCGGACCTTGCTTGGGCGGATATATGGGAATTCTGGCCAAAGGGGAGCGGGCGCTTTCCACCACCAACCGGAACTTTGTCGGACGGATGGGACATCCGGAAAGTGAGGTCTACCTGTCCGGACCGGCTGTGGCGGCAGCATCGGCAGTAACCGGGGAAATCTCACATCCAGAGGAGGTATTATAA
- the leuD gene encoding 3-isopropylmalate dehydratase small subunit, with protein MAKAWKFGDDIDTDVIIPARYLNQNTPEHLAAHCMEDADANFAKEVKSGDVIIGGKNFGCGSSREHAPVAIKAAGVKAVIADSYARIFYRNSLNIGMPILECPEAVQGIEAGDEVSVDLETGKIVNLTRNTEFEARPFPPFMQDLIKAGGLIPYVKGRQEHA; from the coding sequence ATGGCCAAAGCCTGGAAATTCGGAGATGATATCGACACCGATGTCATTATACCGGCACGCTATCTAAATCAAAACACTCCCGAGCATTTAGCGGCTCATTGCATGGAAGATGCCGACGCCAATTTTGCTAAAGAAGTAAAGTCCGGCGATGTGATCATCGGCGGCAAAAACTTTGGCTGCGGTTCTTCCCGGGAGCATGCTCCGGTAGCCATTAAGGCAGCGGGGGTGAAGGCAGTCATCGCCGATTCTTATGCCCGGATTTTTTACCGGAACTCCCTGAACATTGGTATGCCTATTCTGGAATGCCCCGAGGCAGTTCAAGGAATTGAAGCAGGGGATGAGGTCTCTGTGGATTTGGAGACCGGAAAGATCGTCAATCTGACCAGAAATACTGAGTTTGAAGCCCGGCCTTTCCCACCCTTTATGCAGGATCTGATCAAAGCAGGGGGACTTATTCCATATGTGAAGGGGAGACAAGAACATGCCTAA
- the leuB gene encoding 3-isopropylmalate dehydrogenase — protein MPKIAVLPGDGIGQEIIPQAVRVLKAVLAETDAEFEFQDYPIGGAAIELVGKALPDETLQGCREADAVLLGAVGGHQWDHLPASERPETAALLGLRKGLNFYANIRPVRMIPSLLATSTLKENVLDGVDMVVIRELTGGVYFGEKGRSDNPRSAYDKMTYSEEEIRRILIQGFETAMLRSKKLCSVDKANVLETSRLWREIANELAKEYPEVELTHMYVDNAAMQLVRNPKQFDVIVTENMFGDILTDLASMLGGSIGMLSSASLSGTQGMYEPAHGSAPDIAGKNLANPLATILSAALMLRYSFGMEAEALRIESAVEKVLEQGYRTGDLAQAGDKVVGTIEMGDAVLAAL, from the coding sequence ATGCCTAAAATTGCAGTATTGCCCGGCGATGGCATCGGGCAGGAAATTATTCCCCAGGCCGTACGGGTGCTGAAAGCAGTCTTGGCTGAAACGGATGCTGAATTTGAGTTTCAGGACTATCCCATAGGGGGAGCGGCCATCGAATTGGTGGGGAAAGCCTTGCCGGATGAGACCTTGCAGGGTTGCCGGGAAGCTGACGCGGTTCTGTTAGGTGCCGTAGGGGGACATCAATGGGATCATCTCCCTGCCTCGGAACGTCCGGAAACAGCGGCTCTTTTAGGCCTGCGCAAAGGGCTGAACTTCTATGCCAATATCCGCCCTGTGCGCATGATTCCCAGCCTGTTGGCCACTTCTACCCTTAAAGAGAACGTGCTGGACGGGGTGGATATGGTGGTTATCCGGGAATTGACCGGAGGGGTTTATTTCGGGGAAAAAGGCCGTTCAGATAACCCTCGTTCAGCATACGATAAGATGACCTATTCAGAAGAAGAGATTCGGCGCATCCTGATCCAAGGCTTTGAGACAGCTATGCTCCGCAGCAAAAAGCTTTGCTCCGTGGATAAGGCCAATGTTCTGGAAACCTCCCGCCTTTGGAGAGAGATAGCCAATGAATTAGCTAAAGAGTATCCTGAAGTGGAGCTCACGCATATGTATGTGGATAATGCGGCCATGCAATTGGTCCGCAACCCCAAGCAATTCGATGTCATCGTCACGGAGAACATGTTCGGGGATATTCTCACCGATCTGGCCTCCATGTTGGGCGGCTCCATCGGTATGCTCTCCTCAGCAAGCTTGAGCGGCACCCAGGGGATGTATGAACCGGCTCATGGTTCTGCCCCCGATATCGCCGGTAAGAACCTGGCTAATCCTCTGGCCACTATTCTTTCCGCAGCTTTGATGCTTCGCTATTCTTTTGGTATGGAGGCCGAAGCATTACGCATTGAGAGCGCTGTGGAAAAGGTCCTGGAGCAAGGGTATCGGACTGGGGATCTGGCCCAGGCAGGGGATAAGGTTGTGGGAACGATAGAGATGGGCGATGCAGTGCTGGCTGCACTGTAA
- a CDS encoding 4Fe-4S binding protein, translating to MAVIKKADPVRHPDSPKKNLLDNRVIKAMLKSRWFPGIIQWPVLFVFALIVFELMAGPGSAHDNFGTAGTWVLWWPLIPIIFLLLGRFWCAICPFATVSDWIQKFVGNNRPVPKFLKKYGIWLIDIFFILITWADHTFGVVESPRGSGVLLLIITTGVIISGAFFERRTWCRYLCFLGGLSGNYARSGSLELHATPEKCAQCTTQSCYKGNGKVAGCPMFEFPRTMDSMARCNLCANCIKTCPNDSIQLSTRVPTKGLWFIKKPKFEESFLAIIIMGIVFVQNITMLEVWEKMLASLENFVGTDNYFVTFTITFIIAMAIPVFALFASSYFAKLSNKKSTIQNFAIFGYSLIPLDLAGHIAHNLFHLLAEGKSILFTFLALFGVETHGASAAIFSNSTIQILQFGLIGLGTLGSIYTAYRISKYNFAAEGKTFASFMPFAVLSVILGIVNVGLFILPMAMRM from the coding sequence ATGGCAGTCATTAAAAAAGCAGATCCAGTCAGACATCCGGATTCACCCAAAAAGAATTTGCTTGATAATAGGGTGATCAAAGCTATGCTTAAGAGCCGGTGGTTTCCAGGAATCATTCAGTGGCCGGTTTTATTCGTTTTTGCACTTATTGTTTTTGAGCTCATGGCCGGACCAGGTTCAGCCCATGATAATTTCGGCACGGCAGGAACCTGGGTACTCTGGTGGCCGCTGATTCCGATTATTTTCTTGCTTCTGGGACGTTTTTGGTGTGCAATTTGCCCCTTCGCCACTGTAAGCGACTGGATACAAAAGTTTGTCGGCAATAACCGTCCTGTTCCTAAATTTTTAAAGAAATATGGCATATGGCTGATTGATATTTTCTTTATACTAATCACATGGGCGGACCATACCTTTGGGGTCGTTGAGAGCCCCAGGGGTTCGGGTGTACTGTTACTGATCATCACAACGGGTGTGATAATCAGCGGAGCGTTCTTCGAACGCCGTACCTGGTGCAGATATCTGTGTTTTCTCGGGGGCTTATCGGGTAACTATGCGCGGTCGGGTTCCCTTGAGCTTCATGCTACTCCTGAAAAGTGTGCACAATGTACGACTCAATCCTGTTACAAGGGAAATGGCAAAGTTGCCGGCTGCCCCATGTTTGAATTTCCCCGTACCATGGATAGCATGGCAAGATGCAATCTCTGTGCCAATTGTATTAAAACCTGTCCCAATGATTCGATTCAATTAAGTACCCGTGTCCCGACCAAAGGATTATGGTTTATTAAAAAACCCAAATTTGAAGAATCTTTCTTAGCCATTATCATTATGGGAATTGTTTTTGTACAGAATATTACCATGCTGGAAGTCTGGGAAAAGATGCTTGCTTCCCTGGAGAACTTTGTTGGAACAGATAATTACTTTGTAACCTTTACCATCACCTTTATTATTGCTATGGCCATTCCGGTATTTGCATTATTTGCCAGCAGCTACTTTGCTAAACTCTCCAACAAGAAAAGCACTATCCAAAACTTTGCTATCTTTGGCTATTCTCTGATACCATTGGATCTGGCCGGGCACATTGCCCACAATCTGTTTCATCTTCTGGCTGAAGGCAAGTCGATCCTCTTCACCTTCCTGGCCTTATTCGGAGTTGAAACTCACGGTGCTTCAGCTGCTATCTTCAGTAATTCAACCATTCAAATACTTCAGTTTGGTTTAATTGGACTGGGTACCCTGGGATCAATCTATACAGCTTACCGAATCTCGAAATACAATTTTGCAGCAGAAGGAAAAACTTTTGCCAGCTTTATGCCTTTCGCGGTACTAAGTGTTATTCTGGGGATTGTCAATGTCGGTCTGTTTATCCTCCCCATGGCTATGCGCATGTAA
- a CDS encoding PadR family transcriptional regulator codes for MRDNIKGGALTETTFLVLLAVYQPNHGYGIMRFIETATKGRVTLGAGTLYGAINALVKKQWIAPYGDEADGKKKAYIITNTGKQKVAEELRRMDEVLRLASTIIREDEDQ; via the coding sequence ATCAGAGACAATATCAAAGGCGGTGCGCTGACAGAAACAACATTTCTTGTCTTACTGGCTGTCTATCAACCCAACCACGGATACGGTATTATGCGGTTTATTGAAACTGCGACCAAAGGGCGGGTCACTCTGGGTGCAGGCACCTTATATGGCGCTATCAATGCTTTGGTAAAGAAGCAATGGATCGCACCTTATGGTGATGAAGCGGACGGCAAGAAAAAGGCGTATATCATCACCAACACCGGAAAACAGAAAGTGGCAGAAGAGTTGAGACGTATGGACGAAGTCCTGCGGTTGGCATCCACAATAATAAGGGAGGATGAGGATCAATGA
- a CDS encoding DUF2812 domain-containing protein produces MSKTFFRYFFDFLDGQEKWLNSMAGRGYRLKKCGRIAYTFDQCQPNEYEYAVEFVGEKAYTKAKAYREYLESMGFRTFTKNINLNYSLGKVRWRPYGKGMGQIATAPGGYNKELLILEKKRDGQPFELHTDVSDTLHTYKNVVYAYAWTVLLLLGLVAITFIPNVSSMSGTMTWVFRMLLTGLGVLFIIPAISYASLVGRLKEESKLFE; encoded by the coding sequence ATGAGCAAAACCTTCTTTCGTTACTTTTTTGATTTTTTAGACGGACAGGAGAAATGGTTGAACAGCATGGCCGGGCGCGGCTACCGGTTAAAGAAATGCGGCAGGATAGCCTATACTTTCGACCAGTGCCAACCAAATGAATATGAATATGCCGTTGAGTTTGTCGGGGAGAAAGCCTATACCAAAGCCAAAGCTTATCGTGAATATCTTGAAAGCATGGGTTTTCGTACCTTTACCAAAAACATCAATCTCAATTATTCATTAGGGAAAGTAAGGTGGCGGCCCTATGGGAAGGGCATGGGGCAGATTGCCACAGCGCCTGGAGGGTACAACAAAGAGCTTTTGATTTTGGAAAAAAAGAGGGATGGCCAACCCTTTGAGTTGCATACCGATGTGAGTGATACATTGCATACTTACAAGAATGTTGTGTACGCTTATGCTTGGACTGTTCTTTTGCTGCTTGGGCTGGTTGCCATAACCTTTATCCCCAATGTATCGTCAATGTCTGGTACTATGACATGGGTGTTCAGAATGCTCCTGACCGGCCTTGGCGTTTTGTTTATTATCCCGGCGATAAGCTATGCTTCATTAGTCGGCAGATTAAAAGAGGAAAGCAAACTGTTCGAATAG
- a CDS encoding helix-turn-helix transcriptional regulator, whose protein sequence is MKIDRLIGIITILLQKERATIPQLAERFEVSCRTIQRDIDAIGQAGIPIVSRQGYGGGLSIADGYKLDKTVLTKKELQAILTGIRSIDSISKTTYGQTLIEKFANGKAAVLAEQDMILIDLASWYQDSLSDKIEQLRQAIFNREKVFFVYYSDKGESERLIEPYLILFKWAAWYVYGYCLTKNEYRLFKLNRLWKLKNTNLTYIPRNIPEGKLEFERYFQTEEIRLTALFDARAKYRLIEEYGPECFTVSEPDKLLFQRSFSNPEYLLQWLLSFGDRVRVIEPPELKANIQEHAKNMLRQDD, encoded by the coding sequence ATGAAAATAGACCGTCTGATCGGAATCATTACAATCCTTTTGCAAAAAGAAAGAGCAACGATTCCACAGCTGGCGGAGCGATTTGAGGTTTCATGCAGGACTATCCAGCGTGATATTGATGCTATAGGTCAAGCCGGTATTCCTATTGTATCCAGGCAAGGATATGGCGGGGGGCTTTCCATCGCGGATGGCTATAAACTTGATAAAACCGTCCTTACCAAAAAAGAATTGCAAGCGATCTTAACAGGTATCAGGAGCATTGACAGCATTTCCAAAACCACATATGGACAAACCCTTATCGAGAAATTCGCCAACGGAAAAGCGGCCGTTTTAGCTGAACAGGACATGATTTTAATTGATTTGGCATCATGGTATCAGGACAGCCTCTCAGATAAAATAGAACAACTTAGACAGGCGATCTTTAATCGGGAAAAGGTATTTTTCGTGTACTATTCAGATAAAGGTGAAAGTGAACGTTTGATCGAACCCTATCTTATCCTCTTCAAATGGGCGGCCTGGTATGTCTATGGTTATTGCCTTACGAAAAACGAATATCGGCTTTTTAAATTAAATCGTTTATGGAAACTAAAAAACACCAACCTTACTTATATCCCACGAAATATTCCGGAAGGAAAATTGGAATTTGAGCGGTATTTTCAAACAGAAGAAATCAGACTGACAGCCCTGTTTGACGCAAGAGCGAAATACCGATTGATAGAAGAATATGGACCGGAATGTTTTACTGTTTCCGAACCTGATAAACTGTTGTTTCAACGATCGTTTTCTAATCCAGAGTATTTGCTGCAATGGCTCTTGAGTTTCGGAGATAGGGTGAGAGTGATCGAGCCCCCCGAATTAAAGGCAAACATCCAGGAACATGCCAAAAATATGCTGAGGCAAGATGACTAA
- a CDS encoding VOC family protein, with protein MLKLDAIGLFVKDMETMVSFYRDVMGMKTDWAGEANAELYSGEFRLIMFSRKDFEEMTSKSYTYPTGLNGTVELAFDVADFAEVDTEYARIVNAGATPVFPPTDEPWGQRTSYVADPDGNLIEISSFVKA; from the coding sequence ATGCTTAAACTAGATGCAATCGGCCTATTTGTAAAGGATATGGAAACAATGGTTTCTTTCTATCGGGATGTGATGGGCATGAAAACAGATTGGGCGGGAGAAGCCAATGCTGAGTTGTATTCCGGCGAATTCCGGTTAATCATGTTCAGCAGAAAAGACTTTGAGGAAATGACATCAAAAAGCTATACCTATCCCACTGGATTAAACGGTACGGTAGAATTGGCCTTTGATGTTGCTGATTTTGCCGAAGTCGATACTGAGTATGCAAGAATCGTAAACGCCGGGGCTACGCCGGTATTTCCTCCTACGGATGAACCGTGGGGGCAAAGGACCAGTTATGTTGCTGACCCGGATGGAAATTTGATTGAAATCTCCTCTTTTGTAAAGGCATAA